The Rhopalosiphum maidis isolate BTI-1 chromosome 1, ASM367621v3, whole genome shotgun sequence genome has a segment encoding these proteins:
- the LOC113561309 gene encoding methyltransferase-like protein 6, translating to MDDCSNNNSRYQEETTDPVQLSEYDQAILDKQNSRMVSSFRAQEIEKNSKKHWDIFYKNNGNRFFKDRHWTTREFSELLGNDVHQKHILEIGCGVGNLIYPLLADGLNAKFYACDFSPRAIECLKSNPSYDSSLINAFKCDIVTDELITKIPENSLDMVTAIFVLSAIHPDNHPTVISNIYKVLKYGGLLLFRDYGIYDMAQLRFKPGHKIADNLYMRQDGTRSYFFSIKYFKSLMETNGFVECSNKYVCKRTVNIKEDVNVPRRFIQATFSKRQPSTDV from the exons ATGGATGActgtagcaataataatagtagataTCAAGAAGAGACAACTGACCCAGTTCAATTAAGTGAATATGATCAGGCTATTCTTGACAAACAAAATTCACGGATGGTTTCATCATTCAGAGCacaagaaattgaaaaaaattcaaaaaaacattGGGATATTTTCTATAAGAATAATGGAAAccgtttttttaaagataggCACTGGACTACCAGAGAATTTTCTGAATTGCTCGGAAATGACGTTcatcaaaaacatatattagaaATTGGGTGTGGGGTTGGAAATCTTATATATCCACTTCTTGCTGACGGATTGAATGCTAAGTTTTATGCTTGTGATTTTTCACCAAGAGCTATTGAATGCTTGAAATCAAATCCTTCTTATGATTCATCATTGATTAATGCGTTTAAATGTGATATTGTTACGGACGAATTGATCACCAAAATACCTGAAAATAGTTTGGATATGGTTACTGCCATATTTGTGTTGTCGGCTATTCATCCAGACAATCATCCAAcagttatatcaaatatttataaagtattgaaatatggaggactattattatttcgagaCTATGGAATTTATGACATGGCACAACTGAGATTCAAGCCAGGACACAAGATAGCAGACAACTTGTATATGCGTCAAGACGGTACaag atcatattttttctcaattaaatattttaaaagtttaatggaAACTAATGGATTTGTAGAATGttctaataaatatgtgtgtaAAAGGACAGTTAACATCAAAGAAGATGTTAATGTACCAAGGAGATTTATTCAAGCAACATTTTCCAAGCGGCAGCCATCTACAGATGTCTAA
- the LOC113561310 gene encoding ubiquitin-conjugating enzyme E2 H has translation MSSPSAGKRRMDTDVIKLIESKHEVTLLNGLNEFCVKLYGPRGTPYEGGLWKVRVHLPEHYPFKSPSIGFINKIYHPNIDEVSGTVCLDVINQAWTALYDLLNIFESFLPQLLAYPNPIDPLNGDAAALYLHKPEQYKKRVEEYVKKYATEEALKDDGNAGSDSDESSMSEFSESEAQDMEL, from the coding sequence ATGTCTTCACCTAGTGCTGGCAAGCGCCGTATGGACACAGATGTCATAAAATTGATAGAAAGCAAACATGAGGTTACTCTTTTAAACGGCTTGAATGAGTTTTGTGTTAAACTCTATGGACCACGTGGTACTCCATATGAAGGTGGCTTATGGAAAGTTCGAGTTCATCTTCCCGAACATTATCCATTTAAATCTCCTTCAATTggctttattaataaaatttaccacCCAAACATCGATGAAGTATCTGGTACTGTTTGTCTTGATGTAATCAACCAAGCTTGGACTGCTTTGTATGACctgcttaatatttttgagtcaTTTCTGCCCCAGCTGCTTGCCTACCCAAATCCAATAGATCCATTAAATGGTGATGCTGCAGCTTTGTATTTGCATAAACCTGAACAATATAAAAAGCGTGTTGAAGAATATGTAAAAAAGTATGCTACTGAAGAAGCACTCAAAGATGATGGAAATGCTGGTTCGGATAGCGACGAATCCTCTATGTCGGAGTTTAGTGAAAGTGAAGCACAAGATATGGAGCTATAG
- the LOC113553375 gene encoding transcription initiation factor TFIID subunit 2 — protein sequence MKKDKTGDNARPYKLAHQLVSLTGISFQRKNILGMVELTIIPLKNNLQFIKLNAKQCRIYRVTVNENIEVPFQYFDPFVDITQNKDEEPTLTEFSASHLNAAEITEPDNNNGELVISLPVEVTTSVSDGTSIKISVEYSLEQPSGGVHFVIPEGDGSLVERRAHMFTMCFENSSRLWFPCVDSYAEPCTWDLEFTVDENMIAVSCGDLIEVVAAPDLRRKTYYYSLSMPTCAPNIALAVGPFEIYVDPTMHIITHFCLPGLSELLPTAAKYTHEALEFYEDTLSNGYPYSCYKQVFVDETPTDYASYASMGIMSVNLLHPKQIIDQVYVSKKILAQVMAEQFFGCFISTQNWSDWWLTCGIALYMSGLFAKKCFGNNSYREWIHNELTSLVRYEEEIGPIVLDPTQQPAPTSSGLVSPGGTSNPGFSLSFNNVQNTNEISNFYFSTRSLHTISPRYFHYMTKKAHLVLRMLENRIGYSLLLQVLNKHLSLASNASQNPMNSGLWGHMLISTNIFNKTIFTVSGIDMSVFIDQWVRTGGHAKFTCTFVFNRKRNTLELEIKQDAISQRGIRKYVGPLLVSIQELDGPFKHTLQVEGNVARADITCHSKSRRNKKKKIPLCTGDEVDIDLNAMDNDSPVLWIRLDPEMTILRSCIIEQPEYQWNYQLRHEKDITAQMEAVIALDKFPTIATRNALCDIIENEQVYIHVRCKAAHCLTKIANAMVTNWTGPPAMLATFKKMFGSFSCPHIIKQNNFSNLQHYYLQKTIPIAMAGLRNSHGICPPEILKFILDLIKYNDNSKNRYSDNYYRASLIEALGATITPVISLMQKACDITADSLSGDSKLILEEITQHLNLEKRLQTYKYPITITCLKAIRKLQKFGHLPNNPNIFRSYSSYGNFIGVRLCALEALVDFTCLDGRWDDLKYLIDIADSDPDPKVRNELVRMLCKNPPFTPKKPNSRLNNDYLSHHLWKLINSLLSYDTTLRCNFVDLYYTLFGRQKILRAEVAALYKPIKVEVEAKSCTLPNIIVEPDNNSNSERGIKRLIDHEEQLDVPEIVDQLKVESDNLENEFGIDLHFDKKIKVEIKKDSEEAIDEHKEVNLVPTIRPSFEQNENKSKTGYFSENSASLPGIMVSNSSGPVGFEPGMFNVKPEDQSNKPVVVQNENKHHHHHHHHHHHHHSKIDGTSNSSKKKKKDKKKHKHKHKHKHEHKHKQDKSKEKSKEDTTIIKVKEETLTSGSSSSDDTSRDLSVFI from the exons ATGAAGAAGGATAAAACAGGAGACAATGCAAGAccttataaact agCCCATCAGTTGGTCAGTTTAACAGGTATTAGTTTTCagcgaaaaaatatattg GGAATGGTTGAGTTAACTATTATaccattgaaaaataatcttcaatttataaaactcaATGCAAAACAATGTCGTATATATCGTGTAActgttaatgaaaatattgaagttccttttcaatattttgatcCATTTGTTGACATTACACAAAACAAAGACGAAGA ACCTACATTAACTGAATTTTCTGCATCTCATTTAAATGCAGCTGAGATTACTGAAcctgataacaataatgggGAATTAGTAATAAGTTTACCTGTTGAAGTTACAACATCTGTAAGTGATGGaacaagtattaaaataagtgtagAATATTCTTTGGAGCAGCCTAGTGGAGGTGTCCATTTTGTTATTCCAGAAGGAGATGGATCTTTAGTtgag agacGAGCTCATATGTTTACGATGTGTTTTGAGAATTCATCTCGATTATGGTTTCCATGTGTTGATAGTTATGCAGAACCATGTACATGGGATTTAGAATTTACTGTTGATGAAAATATGATTGCAGTATCTTGTGGAGATTTAATCGAAGTTGTTGCAGCTCCTGATTTAAGgcgtaaaacatattattatagtttatcaatGCCCACTTGTGCGCCAAATATAGCCTTAGCAGTGgg accttttgaaatttatgtgGACCCAACCATGCATATTATAACTCACTTCTGTTTACCGGGGCTTTCGGAACTTCTACCTACAGCTGCAAAGTATACACATGAAGCATTAGAATTTTATGAAGATACATTATCTAATGGTTATCCTTATAGTTGTTATAAACAAGTATTTGTTGATGAAACTCCTACAGATTATGCATCGTATGCATCAATGGGCATTATgag tgttAATCTTTTACAtccaaaacaaattattgatcaagtttatgtttcaaaaaaaatcttagCACAAGTTATGGCAGAACAATTTTTTGgttgttttatttcaactcAGAATTGGTCAGATTGGTGGCTAACGTGTGGTATAGCATTATACATGTCTGGTctttttgcaaaaaaatgttttgggaATAATTCTTATCGTGAATGGATccacaat GAATTAACAAGTTTGGTGAGATATGAAGAAGAAATTGGACCTATAGTATTAGATCCAACCCAACAACCAGCTCCAACAAGTAGTGGTCTTGTCAGTCCAGGAGGAACTTCTAATCCTGGATTTTCATTATCTTTCAATAATGTGCAAAATACTAACGAAatctctaatttttatttctctacTCGCAGCTTACACACAATATCACCtcgttattttcattatatgacTAAAAAGGCACATCTTGTATTAAGGATGTTGGAAAATCGAATtggttattcattattgttacag gtTTTGAATAAGCATTTATCTTTAGCAAGCAATGCATCTCAAAATCCAATGAACTCAGGTTTATGGGGCCACATGTTAATcagtacaaatatatttaacaagacTATTTTTACTGTATCTGGCATTGATATGTCTGTATTTATTGATCAATGGGTTAGAACTGGTGGTCACGCTAAATTTACTTGTACTTTTGTATTCAATAGAAAAag gAATACATTAgaattagaaattaaacaaGATGCCATTAGTCAACGAGGTATTCGTAAATATGTTGGTCCATTATTAGTCAGCATTCAAGAATTGGATGGTCCATTTAAACATACATTGCAAGTTGAAGGTAATGTAGCTCGAGCAGATATAACCTGTCATTCAAAAAGTAGACGTAacaagaaaaagaaaattccTTTGTGTACAGGGGATGAAGtagatattgatttaaatgctATGGA taaTGACTCACCTGTATTATGGATTCGATTAGATCCTGAAATGACTATTTTACGTAGTTGTATTATAGAACAACCTGAATACCAGTGGAATTATCAATTGCGACACGAGAAAGATATAACTGCTCAAATGGAAGCAGTGATAGCTCTTGATAAATTTCCTACTATTGCTACACGTAATGCtttatgtgatattattgaaaatgaacAAGTGTATATTCATGTCCGGTGTAAAGCGGCTCATTGTTTAACTAAG atTGCAAATGCAATGGTAACTAATTGGACTGGGCCACCAGCGATGTTAgcaacgtttaaaaaaatgtttggatCATTTTCATGTccgcatattataaaacaaaataatttctcaAATCTACAACATTATTATCTACAGAAG ACAATTCCAATTGCAATGGCTGGTTTGAGAAATTCTCATGGAATTTGTCCCCCTGAAATCTTGAAATTCATATTAGATCTAATCAAGTACaatgataatagtaaaaatagataCTCTGATAATTACTATAGAGCTTCACTAATTGAAGCTCTTGGTGCAACAATTACACCAGTTATATCTTTAATGCAAAAAGC ctgcGATATAACTGCAGATTCACTTTCTGgggattcaaaattaatacttgAAGAAATTACACAGCACTTAAACTTGGAGAAACGTTTGCAAACCTATAAATATCCAATAACAATAACCTGTTTAAAAGCTAtcagaaaattacaaaaatttggtCATTTACCCAATAATCCTAACATATTCCGTTCTTACTCATCATATGGAAATTTTATtg gagtAAGACTTTGTGCATTAGAAGCTTTAGTTGATTTCACTTGTTTAGATGGGCGTTGGGATGATTTAAAGTATCTTATAGACATAGCGGATAGTGATCCAGATCCAAAAGTTAGGAATGAGCTTGTTCGCATGTTGTGTAAAAATCCACCGTTTACACCTAAGAAACCAAATAGTCGATTAAACAATGATTATCTATCTCATCACTTATGGAAACTTATCAA ttcattACTATCATATGATACAACATTGCGTTGTAATTTTGTTGActtgtattatactttatttggaCGGCAAAAAATTTTACGTGCTGAAGTTGCTGCATTGTACAAGCCAATCAAAGTTGAAGTGGag gcGAAATCTTGTACTCttccaaatattattgttgaaccagataataattctaatagtGAACGTGGTATCAAACGACTTATAGATCATGAAGAACAATTAGATGTTCCAGAAATTGTTGATCAGCTAAAAGTTGAAagtgataatttagaaaatgaattTGGTATTGATTTACATTTTGATAAGAAAATAAAG gtTGAGATAAAAAAAGATAGTGAAGAGGCTATTGATGAACATAAAGAAGTCAACTTAGTTCCAACTATCAGGCCATCGTTTGAACAGAATGAGAACAAATCTAAGACAGGTTATTTCTCTGAAAATTCTGCTTCGCTACCTGGAATCATGGTATCTAATTCTTCTGGACCGGTTGGTTTTGAACCTGGaatgtttaatgtaaaacCTGAAGATCAGTCCAATAAACCCGTAGTTGTACAAAATGAGAATAAACACCATCATCACCACCACCATCACCATCATCATCACCATAGTAAAATAGATGGAACCAGTAATTct agcaagaaaaagaaaaaggataaaaaaaaacataagcaTAAACATAAACACAAACATGAACACAAGCATAAGCAAGATAAATCGAAGGAAAAAAGTAAAGAAGatactacaattattaaagtaaaagaaGAAACTTTGACATCTGGAAGTTCTAGTAGTGACGATACATCTAGAGACTtgagtgtatttatttaa